A part of Carcharodon carcharias isolate sCarCar2 chromosome 6, sCarCar2.pri, whole genome shotgun sequence genomic DNA contains:
- the aqp4 gene encoding aquaporin-4, which produces MHRSHQGIEPESQSQPLVHSLAPVKSSRQPTASKHSPLCKFEAAMTAFKGIWTQQFWRAVSGEFLATLIFVLLGLGSTIGWDNESRPLDIVLISLCFGLSIATMVQCFGHISGGHINPVVTAAMVCTRKLSLAKGFFYIVGQCLGAIAGAGILYLITPSDVAGGLGVTMINGKISAGNGLVVELFITFQLVFTIFATCDSKRDDLKGSAALAIGFSVVIGHLFAINYTGASMNPARSFGPAVITGRWENHWVYWLGPMIGGLIAAALYEYLLCPDKELKDHFKDIFKPTQHSGDKYTGTEDNRSQAIEYEDMVIKPGSSDVMDIDKDEEKKEKDTTNELLSSV; this is translated from the exons ATGCATCGCTCACACCAAGGAATAGAGCCAGAATCTCAGTCCCAGCCCTTGGTCCACTCTTTGGCTCCTGTCAAAAGTTCACGTCAACCAACCGCAAG tAAGCACTCACCGCTGTGCAAGTTCGAGGCAGCCATGACGGCTTTCAAAGGGATCTGGACACAGCAATTCTGGAGAGCAGTATCTGGGGAGTTCCTAGCAACACTCATCTTTGTCCTTCTCGGCCTAGGCTCCACAATTGGCTGGGACAATGAAAGCAGACCATTGGACATTGTCCTCATTTCTCTCTGTTTTGGACTCAGCATCGCCACCATGGTACAGTGCTTTGGTCACATCAGTGGAGGACACATTAACCCTGTGGTGACTGCTGCCATGGTGTGCACCCGGAAGCTAAGCCTGGCCAAGGGATTCTTCTACATCGTTGGGCAATGTCTCGGTGCCATcgcaggagcaggaatcctctaCCTGATCACACCATCAGATGTTGCGGGGGGGCTGGGAGTTACCATG ATAAATGGGAAAATATCAGCAGGAAATGGTCTGGTGGTTGAACTGTTTATAACATTCCAGCTGGTGTTCACCATCTTTGCCACGTGTGACTCCAAACGTGATGACCTCAAGGGCTCAGCAGCTTTGGCAATTGGTTTCTCCGTAGTCATTGGGCACTTGTTCGCT ATTAACTACACAGGAGCCAGTATGAATCCCGCTCGATCATTTGGACCCGCAGTTATCACAGGAAGATGGGAAAATCACTGG GTGTACTGGTTGGGCCCAATGATTGGTGGGCTTATTGCTGCTGCACTCTACGAGTATCTGCTCTGCCCAGATAAAGAACTGAAGGACCATTTTAAGGATATTTTTAAGCCCACGCAGCATTCTGGGGACAAGTACACAGGGACGGAAGACAACAGGAGCCAGGCCATTGAGTATGAGGACATGGTAATCAAACCTGGGAGTTCTGACGTTATGGACATCGATAAGGATGAAGAGAAGAAGGAGAAAGATACTACAAATGAACTCCTGTCATCTGTATGA